One Globicephala melas chromosome 9, mGloMel1.2, whole genome shotgun sequence genomic window, caatagtaataatagcagtatttattgattatttactCCATGTGGGACTCTAAGCAGTTTTCATGTGTTAACTCACTCATTCCTTCCAACAACCTATCAAGAAAATACTgttactgttcccattttacaaatgaggaaagtgaaatagagagaggttaagaaacttccccaaggtcacccagtttGTAAGGGCAGggtcaggatttgaacacaggccgTCTGGTACACATTCTTAGCCCCAAAACTTTATACCTGAGGGCCCCATTAGTGATAGAAATCCAGATTCAGAATTGCCATGTGTCCTAAATATGTTTACAAGTTTGAGATCTCAAGCAACAATATTCTCATTGACTTGTCAGCACTGTTCAGTGACAGGAAGGAAATCAATACctacataattttattaaaataaaagtgattatACTTACAAAaactgcttatatatttttttataaaactctGAAATTTCAAAAGCAGATATGCATCTTGGTTaattaaacaaaccaaaaacctgttGGGATTTTTGCCCAgtctaaaaacttaaaaatgactTGAAAATCTACTTTAGCAAAATGATAAAGGAATGCAAAGGATGACTGAAATTGAAGTAAAATGACTTTACCACCAGACTGGATTAGAACCTAGTATCCAAGGTTCTTGATTTTCATTCCACTGCTTGTCATTACACAGTGGATTTGTGGAAACTGGTCTCTTGTGGGAATTGCTGTTACCACACAATTCATGGTCTGTTACGCTAACAGCTTCACCTACTGCATGCTGACACGATACACTGAGCTGAAATGATGGCACACATTGTCTCATGAATCTCTAAAACCCCATGAGGTCAGTATCACAGTCCgcatttttaaaaggaggaagagaggtaATTAAAGTAACTCACCTAAGGCCAAAAAGTCTTGGAAAATGGACAgaaccagaattcaaatccaagtCTGTGGGACTGCAATGCTTTTACTCTCTCCCCTGTAGATCACTACATTGCTATCAGTATAAACTTTAAGTTAAAGTTAATAATCAGCTCATTATGTTGAGCTGATAGTTATTAAAATACAACTCCATGTCTATACAGTGAGTGTTTTACCACACTGACACTTTCCAAAGACTATTTCACCCTCTCCAAAACAACCATACAAGGAGAGGCCATGAGAAGTGTCCCAAGTGGGACAGAATGAAGCAGTAGTGTCTCTCCTACTGATGTGACAGAAGTGGTGCCAAGGGAGGGTAAGGAAGAGCCCTGTAATCCTGAGCCAGGTCTAAGGACTCCTAGGCTCCCTCCTGTGCCCGCAGATGCTCTATGGAAAAACGGGTTCCTTGGATCCAGGCTTCAGATGACCAGGCTCACACCAAAGCGTCTCCATGAACATCTGCTTCAGCTTATTATTTCCCAGAATGAGAATATATGAGCGGCCAGCAGGATATAACATTGTTAATTACTTCTCCAGTCATCATAATCACCTCAGTTGCTGGTAGAAATAACTGGATgtcaaaattgaaaagaaaagaaagtaaagtaggaagagaaagaggaaggaaaggatgaTTTTGATGGCCCTCTTTTGGGCCTCAGTACTTGGATATCTGGAGCCGGTAAAGTTTTGCTGCATCTGCCGCATATGCCTCCCCAGGGAGAGGATGAGCAGAAAGTAGGAAGCTAGAGATACAATTAAGGGAGGGAGGTCCCACAGAGTCCCAAGAAAATGGATCAgcttatattcatttcttttctttctaaaggGTTCAGTCACATTCCCTGTTCCATCAATTCCACTGAGAACAGACTAGATCTTAAATTCATGGATCAGAGAGACGGCACTGCTACATGATAAGAGCAGGGTACCAACAGCATCCATACAACCAACCTGGAAACTCTCCACTTGAGCCAGAGGAACGTAGGATGGGAGAAACTGGCGACTTTCAGGCATTAGAAGACACTGAGACAGGTGGCAAGCCAAATGCTCAGATGGTTTGTAAATGTCCAGAAAATATCACTAGTCTGCACGACTGCAAATTATTCATCGTGGAGTTTGGAAGAGAACACCATCAATCAAGAGAATCcacagcagagggcttccctggtggcgcagtggttgagagtccacctgccgatgcaggggacacgggttcgtgccgcagtccgggaagatcccacatgctgcggagcggctgggcccgtgagccatggccgctgagcctgtgcgtccagagcctgtgctccgcaacgggagaggccacaacagcgagaggcccgcgtaccgcaaaaaaaaaaaaagagaatccacAGCAGAACAATCCTGGAGAGACCCCGGTTAGTGATgatgaagtcagacaaagaggTTCTCTTGTTCTTGAACCAGCTGCTACCATTGACCAACCCATGAAACTATTCCCCGGCATTCCCAGAATGAACTGAGTGGCAGTCAGAACCAGAAACCCGCACTCGGTGAGTCCCAGCATGTCAGCTATTAGGCAGACCtgatcttccttctttctgtggATGAACACTCTCTTGCTAATTTGAAATCTGTTAATCACCTCTACCTGCTGCTTCTCTGTACCTGTCTCTTGTCTCTGCCCAATTTagtctgttgtggagcacaattTAGCAAACCCTCTCTGCTCTTTCAGGTCCTCTTCAGAGACAACATGGACTGTCATATTCCATCTATGATCTAAACTCAGAAGCTCTTTGCCAAAATGCAAATAGAGTAGTGTCCAGtgtcacaaagagaaagaagagatctGAGTCACAAAGAAGATGCAGGATTTGGACTCAGTTTCAAAGGCAGAAGGGTTCTGAGCCACCCAGAATGGAAAGGTGTGTCACCAGAAGGGTCGCACAGAATCACTCAGAAGAGTGCAAAGTCTTACTCTTCAGGAGGGAGGACTCAGGGACATATACAAAAGGGCGAAATATCAGAATTCCACTATAAGGCACTATTACAGTCACCCTGGAGGGAGGTTTAcattcataaaatagaaaaggTTCAGTGTCAATGGTCCTGGATTAGAATTAAAAAGTGTGCCTCTTAGAGTATGCCTTACATGAAGGGGCTACAAGTTCTTCCCTAGTGAGCCATAGCATCGGAAATTCTTAACTACCTGAATATTTAGTGATAACAATAATGAAGTATCATATGAGCTACTCAAAGTATGGATTTTTTCAGAGGGACGACCACTGTATTGATATGTCAGTAATAGTTCAGGctgacagaaaacacacacagacactccgTCAACCAAAACACTGCCTTACAGATTTTGACTATAACCAATAGTAATACTTTTTATATTgtcttacatatatataaaacatatatatgtatgtatatatatacatacatatatatgtatgtatatatatacatgtcacAGCAGAGAGATcagcaatatatataaaatgataagtAGTATGTAGCCTTCCAAGTCCCTTAAAGTCCTGACCTGGAGAATGCACAATGGCCAGTAATAAGTCTAAGTGAGCATCTTATCAGGATCCTAAAGGCCCACCCTCAAACtatatatgcataaatacatTCTGTATGTGGCTAACATGGACGATTTTCCATTTCCATTGCCTCCACCGTGGTCCAAGCTACCATGATCTCTCATATGAACTGCTCAATGGCCTCCTAACCCATTTCTCTACTTCTAATCTTTTCTCCCATAATACATTCTCCATACAGCCCCAAGAATGATCCTGTTAAAGTGTAAATTAGATCATTCCACTCCACTACTTAAAACACTTCACTGGCTTCCCAGTGCAACTGCACAAAATATAAACTCCTCATAGTATACTGTATACTGAGAATCTCTTCTAAATTTCCTTCTGCATGCAACAGAATTCaagataaattttataatatcacATGGTCTGTGTTAAGGAACAGGTTTTACTGGAGTAAGAGAAAACTTCTATATCCACAACAGAAATGGAAGCATGGTTCCTCCTCACCCTCCTATGACTGCACCGAGGGACCTGGGCACTGTTAGGTTAGCAGTATATATCTGTATGCCAATGGAGATACCTCATCCTCTCTATTGGTCTCACTCCTTGTAACAAAAGTGTGAAAGCAATTTTGTCAGTAGGAAAATAAACAGTCTGCCTAATGCCAGAA contains:
- the LOC115851603 gene encoding LOW QUALITY PROTEIN: taste receptor type 2 member 3 (The sequence of the model RefSeq protein was modified relative to this genomic sequence to represent the inferred CDS: substituted 1 base at 1 genomic stop codon), whose protein sequence is MVAWTTVEFHGLVNGSSWFKNKRTSLSDFIITNRGLSRIVLLWILFFFFCVVQTSDIFWTFTNHLSIWLATCLSVFXCLKVASFSHPTFLWLKWRVSRLVVWMLLVPCSYHVASVLSGIDGTGNVTEPFRKKRNEYKLIHFLGTLWDLPPLIVSLASYFLLILSLGRHMRQMQQNFTGSRYPSTEAQKRAIKIILSFLFLFLLYFLFFSILTSSYFYQQLR